CGGCAGCTACTCCGCCCGTCGGAATGGCGAAGGGGAAATTCCAGGGAGACATCACGCAAATGGTACCCAGCGGGGACATTTCCACGCCGTCGTTCATTCCGTCGCGGTCCAGGCCTTCCGCGTAATAGCGGCAGAAGTCTATGGCCTCGCTCACCTCCACATCAGCCTCCGTGGGCGCCTTTCCGGCATCCCTCACCATGGCAGCAATAGCTTTCCCTCTGATTCTGGACAGCTCCTGCGCCGCCCGGTGCAGGATTTCAGCGCGCTCGCCAATGCTCTTGGACGCCCAGGAGGAACGGGCCCTGTCCGCCGTGTCCAAGGCATGTTCAACCTGCTCAAAGTCCGCATAAGCGAATTTATAGGAAACTTCATTATGACGGGACGGATCGCGCCCCACGCCCCATAGATTAGTCGTAATTTCCTCACCATCTATAACCAGAGGGATTTCCTCGCCGGATTTTTCCTTCTCCGCGGCAATCAGCCCATTGATCCATTCCGCATTCTGCCTCAGAGACCAGTCCGTATCCCGCTCGTTGGCAAAGGCGTCCCGGTAATGTGAGGGCTGGATGGGGTCCGCAGCGCGGTTCTGCATGCGGTTGGGGCCGTACTTCACCTCATCCTTTTCCTGACAGGCCTTCAAAAACCTCTTTTTCTGGACCTCCCAGCTCCGGGACCCCGGCGTCATGCCGAAGAGATCATGCAGGAAGTTTTCCTCACTGGTATTTTCATCCAGCCTCCGCACCAGGTAGGCAATGGCGCTGTGAAAGTCTTCCTTCAGAACCACGGGGGCATAAAGGAGCAGACCGTCCGCCACCTGGCGGATGACCCGCGCCTGATGGTTCGCCATCCCTTCCAGCATTTCGAATTCCACCTGGTCACGCACGCCTTCCCGCTCACGCAGCAGCATGGCATAACATAAATCAAACAGATTGTGGGAAGCCACGCCGAACTGCACATATCTGGCATTATCCGGCATGCAGCCGTAATGGAGCATTCTCTTGTAATTGGCATCCACCTGGGCTTTCGTGCCATACGGGGCCTGCGCCCAGCCATGCATGGAGGCCTCCACCTTCTCCATCGCCAGGTTGGCGCCTTTCACCAGGCGTATTTTGATGCGCGCCCCCCCCTGCTCCACGCGTTCCTTCGCCCAGGCGCACAGCTTCATTTGCTCCTCCCAGGAATCCGGCAAATAGGCCTGGAGCACAATTCCCGCCTCCAGATGCATGAATTCATCCTCCATCAACGTACGTTTGAACGCTTCCGCCGTCAGATGAAGATCACGGTATTCCTCCATATCCAAATTCACGAACTTGGGCTTTCTGGAACCGTCCGGCAACGTTACCGCATTGGTAATGGCCGCCCGGTACAGGATGCGCAGGCGCTCCTGAATCAATTTGACGGTTTCTTCAAAGGCTACCAGATGAATCTGGCTGAAAATGGCTGAAATCTTGACGGAAATATAGTCACAGTCCTTGTCCGTCAGCCGGTCCACGACCTGCTGAAGACGGTGGTGCGCCTCGCTTTCACCCAGAATGGCCTCTCCCAGCTGGTTGATGTTCATCCGGATGCCGGCCTTGCGCCTGCGGCGCAGGTGGGGGCGCAGTTTTCCATCCTCAGCAGGAAGAATGACATTGGAGCTCTCCTTTCTCAACTGGCTGGTAATCATGGGCATGACCACACCCGGAAATTGATCGGAAAATCTCCCCCCCATCTTCATGGCGAAACGGTCCGCCGCAGACAAATAACGGGGAACGCCATATCCGTCCAGAAGATAGCGGAACAACTCCGCGCCCCGCGCCGGAGAAGAAGGACGGAACACCCGATCCGCCAGCGCCAGCGTAAACGCCTTGCCCGCAGGATCATTCATCATCCGCTCCATTTGCTGCGCCTGCCTCTTCTCCGTCCCTCTCATCCCGGAATTCGACTGCCTTAAAATGGATTCCGCCAGTTCCACAGCCTTGGCTGCCAGCTGCTGGTCAGTCCATTGGCCTCGGCGAGCCTCCGCCATCATGTCCGGGATGGATGAATCTGTCATAACGGTTCGAAGACTAGCCCCGGACATGGGCAAAATCAAGCCAATTTGCCCGGTCCTTCCTGTGGAAAGAGGAATCACGGAGGGAAACGCATCCTTTGATTCCGTGGCGGAAGCAGGGGTGCTTCCTGTCCATTTCCGGCAACTCAGGAAAGACGCATCAATCATACCGCGCAGCCGCCAGACGGGCTCTCCTCAGCTCTTCCCTGAGCTGGTGCGCCCGTCTGCCGCAAACGCTGGAACGGTTCATGTCCCGAACCTCTTCCAAAACCGCAACCGCATGGTTGAAGGCATCCTCGCTTTCCGGAGTATGGGCTTCCCGGTACAGAACCTCCTCCAGCCGCACCCAGAGGGGATGCACCATGGAGAGCAGAATTAACTGGCGCTCCTCCACGGATAACGAGGGATCATCCGCGCAGGCACGCCACGCTTCCAGGCATGTTCGTATGGAAGAAGCTTTACTGGCCCGGAAAGACTCGCCAAGCAATTCAGCCGTTTTCCTGTTTTTCTCCAGACGAAGGGCCGCCTCCCGGGCATTCAGAAAAGCCGGAGCCGTACAGTTCAATTTTTCCAGACGCTTCATGGTGCCCGGATAATCCCGGAACCAGGCTTCCGGAGGCACCTGTTCCAGCTCCCGGCAAATAGCGGAAGCCTCTGCCGCAGGATCCCCGCCCTTGGGAATATCATTCACCCGCGTCACCGGCCGCACGCGTTGCGCTTTTTCCGCAAGCAGGGCCACCTTTTCCCGCAGGGAAGCTACAGAAGCCCCTCCCTCCACCAGGTCGAACACGCGTCCCTTGGAATCAAGAAAAACCACGGAAGGCAGCACGCGCACACCATGCATCGCCGCACGGGAAAGGCTGCCGCCTTCTTCCCAATCTTTCACGGCAGGATGTCTGGGAATCGTGACAAACTGCACGTCACGCACATATTCATCCAGCGCGCGGCGTTCTTCCGAGCCCGGCTGGAGCGCTTTCAACCAACGGGCTTCCGCTGAACCGGCTTCCGCTGAACCGTACACGACCAGAACAGGGAATGGAAGTGAAGAAGACGCAGAACAGGAGACGGCAAGAGCATCCGTTTCCGCATGTCCCGGAAACGCCAGCGCCAAAAATGCAATGGCCGCCAAAGTCCTCATGAATAAACTGCAAGCCATCAGCCCCTCCTGATGGTAATGCGCTTGTAACGGCTGTCTCCGTCTTCGGACTCCGTCACAATTCCTTCCATGGACTGAAGGGCATTATGCACCAGGCGGCGGTGGTAGGCATTCAACGGCGGCATCTTCATCGGCCTGCCGCTCTCCTGGACGCGTTCGGCCAGGGAACGGGCCTTTTCCAGCAGGCGGGCTTCGTTGCGCTCCCGGTAATGGTCGCAATCCACCTTCACGCGGGGAGCATTCTCCATCTTGCGCTGGATCATGCGGTTGACCAGGTACTGAAGGTCATCCAGCCTGTCCCCGTCCCCCCCAATGATGTACTGTGAATCCGGAGAAGCAATATTCAGGCACACGATGCCGTCCGTCTCCGTTACTTCGATATCCGCGGAAAACCCCAGCGAAGCCAGAAGGTTCTTCAAACTCTGTTCAGCTATTTCTTGCACCGTCATTACTTTAAATTAACAGGAAAAAGGTTCCATACCGGAAAAACCGTCTCGCGCCGGACGGCGCGGGCCTTGTCTCCAATACCCGATTGACATAAAAATCATAACCTATTTATTCCCCTCGTCTATGAAAATTTGTGGAAGCTCCGTTCCATTTCATGTACGCAAAGCCGTCCCTGCCCTGCCGTTTCGGCAACGCGGTTCCGTTTCTCCCTTCGGCGGGCGCCAGATGCAGGAAACACTGCTCAGAAAGGAAATCAACTGTTTTCTGCCAGCCCGCGGCCATATCCCGGTTATCTCCGCTTCTCCCTACCGACAATGAAACATGGGATACAGGCATCACAGCCATGCCAATCAAAAAGTCCTCTCCACACAGCCCGTTCTTTATCCCATAAAATATTAAATACCAATTTCTATAAAAAATTTTTCATCAGCTCCGGGGAAATACTGATGACAAAACAGGGCGGAACATCCCCGGAAAAAGAGAAGTCGAACTAATACCCACATAGAAAAATTCGGTCCCTCATGAACAAGCCAATGAAAAAAAAGAAGCCGCCCATGGAAAACAACATCGCCCCTTTTCCCAACGGAAAAGAAGCCGCTCCCCATTATACGGATACGATTGATCCGGAGCTCATCGAACCCACTCCGAAACCTACGCCGCCCAATGCGGAACCTTCCGCGCCCGGTTCCATGAAAATGCCGGATAACGCTACGGAAAAAATCAGGGCGTTGGATGCCATGCGCTCCAACGGCATGGGGCAGGCCCTCACAAGCAACCTGGGAATTAAAATATCCGATGATCAAAACACACTTAAAGCAGGGAGCAGAGGCCCATCTCTGCTTGAAGACTTCCACTTTCTGGAGAAAATGGCTCATTTTGACCAGGAGCGGATACCGGAACGCGTGGTTCACGCAAGAGGTTCCGGGGCACATGGTTATTTTCAGGTGTACAAATCCCTTTCCAAGTACACCAAAGCGGCTTTTTTGCAGGATCCGGGAGAAAAAACCCCGGTCTTTGTGCGTTTTTCCACCGTGCAGGGCTTCAGAGGATCTCCGGATACAGTAAGGGATATCCGCGGTTGGGCTACCAAATTCTATACCAAGGAAGGCAACTATGATCTGGTAGGCAATAACACGCCCGTCTTCTTCATTCAGGATGCCATCAAATTTCCGGATTTCGTCCATGCCGTCAAACCGGAACCCCACAATGAAATGCCCCAGGGGCAGACGGCCCATGATTCTTTCTGGGACTACGTCTCCCTGCAGCCGGAAACTCTGCATAACGTCATGTGGGCCATGTCGGACCGTGGCATCCCCAGAAGCTTCCGTACGATGGAAGGGTTCGGCATTCATACGTACAAGCTGGTCAATGAAGAAGGAAAAAGCACTTTCGTCCGTTTCCACTGGAAACCGCTGTACGGGAAAAAATCCCTGGTGTGGGATGAAGCCCAGGTATTAACAGGACGCGATCCTGACTTCCACCGCAAGGATCTCTGGCAATCCATTGAAGCCGGAGATTATCCGGAATACGAGCTGGGGCTGCAGCTCATCCCGGAAGAGGACGCAGACCAATTCGACTTCGATATTCTGGACCCTACCAAGCTCATTCCTGAAGCACTGGTTCCCGTGGAAATCGTCGGGAAAATGGTGCTGAACCGCAACCCGGACAACTTCTTTGCGGAAACGGAACAGGCAGCCTTCTGCCCCGCCAATATCGTGCCGGGCATTGACTTTTCCGACGATCCTCTGCTCCAGGGCCGTATTTTCTCTTACAGCGATACCCAGCGGCACCGGCTGGGAGGAGCCAATTTCACGGAAATTCCCATCAACCGCCCCATTTGCCCCTTCCACAACAACCAGAGGGACGGCTTTCACCGTATGCAGATAGACGCCTCTCCGGCCAACTATGATCCCAATTCCATCGGGAACAACTGGCCGAGAGAAACTCCCCCGGAGAAAGGCGGCTTCACCACCAGCCCCCAGACGGTAAGCGGTGTCAAGGAACGTCTGCGGAGCCCCTCCTTCGCGGAATACTATTCCCACCCCCGGCTGTTCTGGATGAGTCAAACTCCCGTGGAACAGGAGCATATCATCAACGCGTTCAGTTTTGAGCTGGGGAAGGTGACGCGCCCCTATATCCGGGAACGCGTGGTGGACCTTCTGACGCGCATTGATCCGGACCTGGCAAGCGGAGTGGCCCGCAACCTGGGAATTGAACTCACCAGGGAACAACTCGGCAGGGAACTGCCCAGGCCCGTCTGCGGACTGGAAAAAGATCCGTCATTGAGCCTGTACGCCCATACGGACGGCAACCTTAAAGGCCTCCGCGTCTCTTTACTGGCAGCGGACGGCGTCAGCCTGAAATCCGTGAAAGAAATCTGCGACGCCCTGCATGAAGAAGGTATCCATCCCCAAATCATTGCCCCGCACATGGGAAGCGTAACAACGGAAGAAGGGGAAAGTCTGCCGGTTAACGGGACCCTGTCCGGCACTCCTTCCGTCCTGTTTGACTCCGTCATCGTCCCGGAAGGGGAACAAAGCATCGCAGCGCTCCTGAAAGACGGAGATGCCAAGTACCATTTGCGCCAGGCCTACAGGCACCTGAAAGCCATCGGACTGCCAGGCAACGCCAAAGCCATGCTTGAGGCAGTCTCCCTGCCCCAGGATATGGATGACGCCGGGCTGCTCATGCCGAAGGACACCAAATCCCTGATGCCCTCCTTCATCACGGCCATGAAACAGCACCGCGTCTGGAGCCGCGAGCCCAAAACCCTTGATTTCGGCGCCTAAATTCGTTCCTTATTCAGGAACCGCTTCCCAATACAGGCTGCCCCGTCGAAAGGCGCGGCAGCCGTTTTTATTAAAAAATCCGAGGAGTTATAGCATCATAACCAACATCAAAAAGCAACTATTCATATCCCGTCATACCCTGTCACCTAACAAACTATTTATTAATTAACCCTCTAAAAAACAACGAAAAAGCCCGCACTTTCATTGTGCGGGCTTTTTATTCAAAAAGAAAGCTTTTGGTACACGGAGAACTATATTTCTATTTAATAATAAGTATATTATGAAATAATAGCATTATAAATAGCATTACCTGCCATATCACTTCCACTTCACTCCCTTCTCCTTCATCTCAGTCACAAACTCCTCATACTCTACGTCACTCATCGTCCCCTTCAACTTCTCTACCAGCTCTTTCCTCTTATCTTTCTTTACCCGGCTCACAGCCTTCACAACCTCGGAAGCTCCATCCATCTTCACCCGGTTTTCCATCAACTTCCTCTCTTCTTTATCCAGTCCGACATCCTGATACACTTTCATCCGGCTTGAATAATCCAAACCTTTCACTCGCGCCATCAATTCCTTCCTCTCTTCCATTTTTGCTTTCCGTTCTTCCTTCTCTTCTTTTTTGGTCGCTTGGATCAATCTCTGCTGCTCTCTGGCTTTAGCCATCTCATTATCCCACAGATGCCCCCATGTTCCGGCCATACTCTTCGTCTCTTTCACAATACGCCCCATCACCTGCACCGCGGCTCCAATCTCCGGCCTTCCTGCCGCCGCAAACAATCCCATACCATTCAACCCTCTTCCCAACTGATTCATTACCTTCCCATACTCCTCTTCCTCACCGTTATACATCCTCACTACACCTTCTCCTCCTCTCCATAACGCCTCAGCATGATCGACCATCGTATTACTAAACTTCATGTACTTTTCGCCAGCCAGTTTTGAATAGAT
This region of Akkermansia muciniphila genomic DNA includes:
- a CDS encoding bifunctional proline dehydrogenase/L-glutamate gamma-semialdehyde dehydrogenase translates to MTDSSIPDMMAEARRGQWTDQQLAAKAVELAESILRQSNSGMRGTEKRQAQQMERMMNDPAGKAFTLALADRVFRPSSPARGAELFRYLLDGYGVPRYLSAADRFAMKMGGRFSDQFPGVVMPMITSQLRKESSNVILPAEDGKLRPHLRRRRKAGIRMNINQLGEAILGESEAHHRLQQVVDRLTDKDCDYISVKISAIFSQIHLVAFEETVKLIQERLRILYRAAITNAVTLPDGSRKPKFVNLDMEEYRDLHLTAEAFKRTLMEDEFMHLEAGIVLQAYLPDSWEEQMKLCAWAKERVEQGGARIKIRLVKGANLAMEKVEASMHGWAQAPYGTKAQVDANYKRMLHYGCMPDNARYVQFGVASHNLFDLCYAMLLREREGVRDQVEFEMLEGMANHQARVIRQVADGLLLYAPVVLKEDFHSAIAYLVRRLDENTSEENFLHDLFGMTPGSRSWEVQKKRFLKACQEKDEVKYGPNRMQNRAADPIQPSHYRDAFANERDTDWSLRQNAEWINGLIAAEKEKSGEEIPLVIDGEEITTNLWGVGRDPSRHNEVSYKFAYADFEQVEHALDTADRARSSWASKSIGERAEILHRAAQELSRIRGKAIAAMVRDAGKAPTEADVEVSEAIDFCRYYAEGLDRDGMNDGVEMSPLGTICVMSPWNFPFAIPTGGVAAALMAGNAVVFKPSELAVYTAWQIAQAFWRAGVPKNVLQFVPMPRNEISRKFLMDRRLNGVIMTGSYRTGKMLRELRPDLHVLAETSGKDAMIITATADPDQAVKDLVKSAFGHSGQKCSAASVAIVEASVYDNPAFLRQLKDAAASLKVGSSWEVNSVVTPLIREPEGNLLRALTQLEPGEEWLLKPEPSEDNPCLWSPGIRLGVKPGSWFHQTECFGPVLGIIRAENLEEAIDIQNDSEFGLTGGLQSLDEREIALWKTKVQVGNAYINRVITGAIVRRQPFGGWNHSSMGPGAKAGGPNYLTMLGSWEEKALPQKLRTPGERISGLVEKLCSELPDCAKRIRSAAGSQAKWWMEEFGVEHDPSHIYGENNTFRYIPVKGILARVENMSDDDVAILLLGAKLCGVLLHLSVGEERPWIRKMNGYYASLTVETETELIGRMPEAIQGVRFLRGTDVSEALANAARACDAEVLDRPVFSNGRLELLGYFREQSVSETVHRYGNLIPPPGSFKTDSV
- a CDS encoding TlpA family protein disulfide reductase → MRTLAAIAFLALAFPGHAETDALAVSCSASSSLPFPVLVVYGSAEAGSAEARWLKALQPGSEERRALDEYVRDVQFVTIPRHPAVKDWEEGGSLSRAAMHGVRVLPSVVFLDSKGRVFDLVEGGASVASLREKVALLAEKAQRVRPVTRVNDIPKGGDPAAEASAICRELEQVPPEAWFRDYPGTMKRLEKLNCTAPAFLNAREAALRLEKNRKTAELLGESFRASKASSIRTCLEAWRACADDPSLSVEERQLILLSMVHPLWVRLEEVLYREAHTPESEDAFNHAVAVLEEVRDMNRSSVCGRRAHQLREELRRARLAAARYD
- a CDS encoding protein jag, with protein sequence MTVQEIAEQSLKNLLASLGFSADIEVTETDGIVCLNIASPDSQYIIGGDGDRLDDLQYLVNRMIQRKMENAPRVKVDCDHYRERNEARLLEKARSLAERVQESGRPMKMPPLNAYHRRLVHNALQSMEGIVTESEDGDSRYKRITIRRG
- the katE gene encoding catalase HPII, which produces MKKKKPPMENNIAPFPNGKEAAPHYTDTIDPELIEPTPKPTPPNAEPSAPGSMKMPDNATEKIRALDAMRSNGMGQALTSNLGIKISDDQNTLKAGSRGPSLLEDFHFLEKMAHFDQERIPERVVHARGSGAHGYFQVYKSLSKYTKAAFLQDPGEKTPVFVRFSTVQGFRGSPDTVRDIRGWATKFYTKEGNYDLVGNNTPVFFIQDAIKFPDFVHAVKPEPHNEMPQGQTAHDSFWDYVSLQPETLHNVMWAMSDRGIPRSFRTMEGFGIHTYKLVNEEGKSTFVRFHWKPLYGKKSLVWDEAQVLTGRDPDFHRKDLWQSIEAGDYPEYELGLQLIPEEDADQFDFDILDPTKLIPEALVPVEIVGKMVLNRNPDNFFAETEQAAFCPANIVPGIDFSDDPLLQGRIFSYSDTQRHRLGGANFTEIPINRPICPFHNNQRDGFHRMQIDASPANYDPNSIGNNWPRETPPEKGGFTTSPQTVSGVKERLRSPSFAEYYSHPRLFWMSQTPVEQEHIINAFSFELGKVTRPYIRERVVDLLTRIDPDLASGVARNLGIELTREQLGRELPRPVCGLEKDPSLSLYAHTDGNLKGLRVSLLAADGVSLKSVKEICDALHEEGIHPQIIAPHMGSVTTEEGESLPVNGTLSGTPSVLFDSVIVPEGEQSIAALLKDGDAKYHLRQAYRHLKAIGLPGNAKAMLEAVSLPQDMDDAGLLMPKDTKSLMPSFITAMKQHRVWSREPKTLDFGA